TATTTCTAAATTGCATTAGCAAACCAGGCAGGAATAGCAATATCTCAATAACAACCAACAGAGCTATTCTAACAGCTGCCAACTGGAAAGACCGTGGTAATAACAACTGATCTCATCTTTCTGGGATTGGTAAATAAGCTCAAAGCTATATACCAAGTAAAAGGGTTTACCTGTGAACCTTTCCTGAAAGCAGCCTTTTCAACTTCGGGCATCATATGCTCTGAATACCTCCCAGTTCCATGTGGACCCAGATCCACAAAACTGATGACAGAGAGATCAAATGTAGgaaaattagtttttataaaatcttaataTTTATGGAAAGCAATGAAAAAGGCATTCGAACTAAGTTACATGACAGAATAAAAACGAGTTTCAGTATGCTCACCAGTCAATAAAGCTGACATTAGTGTGCATCAGATAGTTGTAGACGTAGTCGAAATTGTGTAGTGGTACGCAGCTATAGGAGAAGATTTAACAAAGAGAATTGTAGAAAAATACCGATCATAAGAATATTATGCATAAAACTGATGCCTCTTTACCTATCTGACAGCAACACAAACTGCAGGTTATCAGGGTCTAAAAGTGCATGTGCCAACAGTCTCCTCTCAGCATCAACCATGGAAATTTTCCCCCAATCCACCTGCATGTGATAGCTACTTCTTAGGAGGCACTACATAGTGACATTCAAGCAGGCATGTGATATAAATTGTGGAAAAGAAGAAgatataattcatcaaaaattggGGAACAAATGGGGTtatcataaaaatcaaaattgcaTGTGCACGCCCATCCTTTAAAGTTACTTTTTCGAAGAAACTTTTCAAGGCTAAAGTCCACCTACGTTTTCACTGTGAATGTCCCGATCAATAAAATATTGACTTGTGTGTCCTGGTTTTTCTCTGGAAGCATGTACATATACAGAGAATCTGCCCTCATGGCCCTGTAGCAAAAGATTAAACGAtgtgataaaatttgaaatttctaaAGCATCGAATTCTACCTACTTTTGAGAAGGATAAGAAGTTGCACTTATAAAACAGTCACAAATTCTTACAGGCCacgaattaaaactcaatcaagCATTCGTAATTTCGAACTGTTTCTcaactaattaatctaaaaacAAGTATTAAAGCGTGTATAAGCCCCCAGAAAACCACTGTTCATCAGGAACCAGCATCTATAACTCTCTCTAAACCAGATACAGAAGTCCATGAAGCATACTAGAAAATCAATGATCACAATAAAACATCTAAGCATCTACATAGAATGAAAAAGAAGTACTAGCGATACTTGCAAATGAAAAGTTGCATAACTGATGCAAAGTATAGAAAAAAAGAACTGATAACCAAGGAACAAAGTATTACGCGAAGGAACTTATCCCACAGTAGCTCAAAAGGTAGTGTTCCTGGAGTCAAAAACAGGAAAGCAATTTTTGAATCCGCTGATTGGATAGGAGGTGTGTTGAGGATTTCCTTAATTACAACCTGAGATATTGTCTCTTCATCACTCAATTCCCTAGCTGGAAATGATGGTGACTGGTACAAAGTACAATCTCCAGATGAAAAGAAATAGCAGGCTGTCGAACTTGATAGAGGAGAAACATAGGCAGTAATCAAGAATATGATCACAAAAGTTACCAATATAATAATCCACAACGGCCTCTTCAGATGCGGGCGCTTTCTTAAACCAGACATGATACGAAAATCTTTTACATTTAGCTGCCACGGACAAGTTGTCTTCATCTAGATTGAAGGCAACGTGCCAGTATCTCAAATTGCTGCTCAGTTACCTTATCTCACCATCTTACAGCTTCACTGTCGAGTGCAAAGACCACTATTGTATGCCGATCAGGTCATTGGAATTAGACCATAATCTgaaaagggcaaaatgggaaataaaATCAGCATCAAAGCGATGGATGCATGCATCCTAATAAACCTTACAAATCATGTGTTCAGATAGCAAAATATTGAGTGTAAGACAGGGCCACTATTGTTTGTTTCATTCACACAAATACACACACCATGTTGACAATGCAGACTGAAGGAGCtaaatataagataaaattacacAGAAAATACTCCTTAGCTTCTATTTTaggtaaatattaaatagtagaAGATCAGAAAAGAACATCCAAAACCAACTTTAAAATGCGCCAGTAATATAAACGAATCTCTGCTGgtgaaatatatttataataatatacaatACAGCTACAGGGATTGTAGGAAGAGCCAAAACGTTTGAAGGCATACACAATTACATATTACAACTGAGAATTGCAATATCAGTATAGCTACAGGATTTGAAGATTGGATCCTACAAGCAGTGTTTATCAGCGGATTCAATAAATACTCCGATTGAGAATTCTATAAATTATAATTGAAAAAGAATGAAACCCGCATTGGAATAGCGATTATGAGAAGGTGGAAtcatagaagaaagaaaaaagaaatattctCATCAGATAAAAGGAAAAAGATATCGCtttcacaaaagaaaaaaagaagaaaattgaaaGCAAGGATTAGAATTTAGAAAGGAAGAAGGAAGAGTACCTACCTGGAGCTGGAATTTGGAAATGCAGAGAGATTGGATTGATCAGATCAGATCAGATCAGATCAGAGTAAGTGTAGCAGCAAGCAAACGCCAATCGCCAAATGGCGATCTCCTCTATTGGATTGTATGATTGTATAATTCTATTTGAGGAAGTACGTGCGCGTTAATATAACATAACATTGTGCATGCACATATGTGTACAGATATGaacatatttgcatttttttataGTTGGCTTGCTCGTCTATAATTCCTATTTCCTAAAAATTGATTAAAGTAATGCAATGCCCCCTTTCATAACCGAAACTTTCTCCTTCCTCCATTCAACTTCTCTTCGAGAATCATTCAAACCTATTCCCTTTCCCCACTTTACCCTTCACATTTCACTTTCTCCACCGCATAGTATTTATAACCATGTCATGAAGAGACCGAAATTTTTTTGGATTAGATTGGACTATACTTTACCTCAATACATAACATTACCGCATGACTACATTTCCTCTCATTTTTGTGTGCCTCTTTTAGTGCCCTTTGAATTTTATCCATTCACGTCATTCAATTTAGTGTTTTTTCCAGCGCTCATATTGTTACACTGctatattcaattaaatttgtaTGCTTTTAGATCTTGAAAGTCAATCTcttatcatgtttaattttagTATGGAGAATCAAGAATTCTCAGATTTTGATAAATCTATACTTCTAAGAAATGCCATCAAACAATGATAAAAGAaggttttatgaaaaatatatttgttaatgTTAAAGGCAAACCTAAAACTAGggaaccaaaattaaaattataatttttacagtagtaaaaacataattttaccatttgaataacctatatttttatcatttttaagggattaaaatacaattttacctttattaatttaaaattttaaacaacctAACTAAAAATTTTTCCAAGGGTTCAAAGCCCCAGTTAATGTCCAGCAATAATTGTTAAGCAACTCTTGCTTTAGTTAGTTTCTAGTGCAAGATTCATCATCAATAGAAAATCTTTAGTCACTTAAGTGATATACGAGAAATTTGTCTTTCAAGATCTtgaatcatttttatattattttccttCATAGATTTAAGTATTGTAACTTTTTTTCTGaaatttaatattgaattttgagatttaactaaaatgtttttgttaatattttgtcctttaaaaaaataatatgacgTTAAAACAAGATGATAAATATTATACGTGGCCGCATAGCATTCGAGAGAACGCAATAAGGGCAGAGGAAATCTATTCCCGCGCTATTACTCTTGTTTTGTAcgcaaaaaataatatttttgttttgtacGCTGCGATGTTCTACATCCATACTCATGCTAACATACACATCTTTTACCTATTACACCTATACATGATCTAGTCATCatggattgaagaaagaaacaatCTATACATAAGGATATAAAGATGTAAAACAATCTATACAATCTCTACAAAATTGTTTATGGACTGCCCTTAAAACTAAGAAAATTGAACGTTTTAGATATATGTATACGTACAATAACTGCTTTACTACTACGAAATAATATAGACTcggaacaaaaaagaaaaattttagactAACAGATACAAATGAAATATCGACCATCCAtttagcaaaaaaagaaaaaaaaatttcttttatgtaaaattataaatgacTACAATAAATCACAATAAAAAACTTCGGTAAAAAACATCTTTGATAAAATGATAAGTTTCTAATTAAAGTAGCTTTTagtaatatttttctttaaaaaatcaaaaacaataaaatttaaacaaaacacgaactttaagtattttataatagcataaatataaataaactcaATTTGCAGGACATTAAATTTCATTAGTTCAccatattatatttaaattttataattagttgATTATATGGTTCAAGATACTACTCTCTCAAACATGGATAATGGGCTATTGAATTCAGAAGCTTGGCGAAGCAGTTGGCCTCGCTGGCCATGGCAATCCCTTGGAATGGTCTATGCCTATGCATATAGAGTCGGTGGAAAGTTGAAATTGCAACGCTCTCCCATGGGATCCCATCCAGAGACGAGCTAAAGTAGGCAATAAACAAACAGCAATCCTTGGACACAGACAAGATAAAGAGTATAAAACCCCTTGGATGTCTCAAAAAGTATATGATGATTTCTGAAACAGAGACTGATTTGTTTCGTTTGTGAATCCagtagaaagaaaaacaaaataaaataaaattacactaacataaataaaatacacAACTCCTACAACTAGGAATCTCAAGATTTCAACCTTGTAGCGTCACTAGGGTTCTTAACTTTTTCTAATTCCACACCCtccccaaaaaataataataatattaaaaccaGGGACCTTGAGAGGTAAGAGAAGATTAAATACTTCCAATTGCGACACCACAGCTCCATACCCAACATGATCACCTAGAGCCCCTCAAAAGTAAAAACACACGTCCAGTTAGCCTGCCATAAATACAAACAGCATAGTTAGTAGCAATCTAAGTCGCAAATCTATGCAGAACAACACGGTAGGAATCcatgaaatcaaatttttacatCAGCTGCAGAACCTATCATATATTAAGTCTCATTATTACGCAACCGCAGAAGTATACCTCTAATATTTCCCAACATTAAGAGACCAAAACCTAAATACACGCAGTCTACTTGTCTGTGTGCCCCCTTTTGCCCTTACGACGACCATGGTGGGTTGCGTTAGTATGTCGAACACGCTTCTTTGTCTTTTTGCTgcaaaaattaaagtttttgaCATGGT
The sequence above is drawn from the Gossypium hirsutum isolate 1008001.06 chromosome A05, Gossypium_hirsutum_v2.1, whole genome shotgun sequence genome and encodes:
- the LOC107937908 gene encoding glycosyltransferase BC10; translation: MKTTCPWQLNVKDFRIMSGLRKRPHLKRPLWIIILVTFVIIFLITAYVSPLSSSTACYFFSSGDCTLYQSPSFPARELSDEETISQVVIKEILNTPPIQSADSKIAFLFLTPGTLPFELLWDKFLRGHEGRFSVYVHASREKPGHTSQYFIDRDIHSENVDWGKISMVDAERRLLAHALLDPDNLQFVLLSDSCVPLHNFDYVYNYLMHTNVSFIDCFVDLGPHGTGRYSEHMMPEVEKAAFRKGSQWFSMKRQHAIIVMADSLYYSKFRLYCKKFEGRNCYADEHYLPTFFNMIDPGGIANRSVTYVDWSEGKWHPRSFRAEDISFEFLKNLSSIDDGIHITSDPKRRVFYGPCLWNNVKRPCYLFARKFYPDTLNRLLINSLIIQRYKLRLSTFGLGFSGNVIILSLGCWNEMKFHSARYPTPTLPIVN